In the Myxococcota bacterium genome, one interval contains:
- a CDS encoding CoA ester lyase: MRSAKDFFQPMAIGAPAPPREIPFTPSRMIHFFDPSNPKMATKVPDIAKKCDVLLGNLEDAIKADNKIAAREGLVKIGRETDFGDCQLWTRVNCLESPWFLDDIFTLVTEIGNELDVIMIPKVEGAWDIHYVDRLLAQLEARAGIQKPLLIHAILETALGVANVEEICAASPRMQGLSLGPADLAASRRMKTTRVGGGHPGYLVRTDPEGEDIEAPRTTAQQDLWHYTMARMVDACNANGILPYYGPFGDIKDTVACEDQFRNAFLMGCVGAWSLHPVQIDIAKKVFSPPVEEVLWAKHVLKEMGDGTGAVMIDGKMQDDATVKQCHVMVALAKLLAKNDPELRSSYEFSEADVAD; the protein is encoded by the coding sequence ATGCGAAGTGCCAAGGATTTCTTCCAGCCGATGGCGATCGGCGCGCCGGCCCCGCCGCGCGAGATCCCCTTCACGCCTTCCCGGATGATCCACTTCTTCGACCCTTCGAACCCGAAGATGGCGACGAAGGTCCCGGACATAGCGAAGAAGTGCGACGTCCTGCTGGGCAACCTCGAGGACGCGATCAAGGCCGACAACAAGATCGCGGCGCGCGAGGGGCTCGTGAAGATCGGGCGCGAGACCGACTTCGGCGATTGCCAGCTCTGGACCCGCGTGAACTGTCTCGAGAGCCCCTGGTTCCTCGACGACATCTTCACGCTCGTCACCGAGATCGGAAACGAACTCGACGTGATCATGATCCCGAAGGTCGAAGGCGCCTGGGACATCCACTACGTCGACCGCCTGCTTGCCCAGCTCGAGGCGCGCGCCGGCATCCAGAAGCCGCTGCTCATCCACGCCATCCTCGAGACGGCGCTCGGCGTCGCGAACGTCGAGGAGATCTGCGCGGCGAGCCCGCGCATGCAGGGCCTGTCGCTCGGACCGGCCGACCTGGCCGCGTCGCGTCGCATGAAGACGACGCGCGTGGGTGGCGGTCACCCCGGCTACCTGGTGCGCACCGACCCGGAAGGCGAGGACATCGAAGCGCCGCGCACCACGGCGCAGCAGGACCTCTGGCACTACACGATGGCGCGCATGGTCGACGCCTGTAACGCCAACGGGATCCTCCCTTACTACGGCCCCTTTGGCGACATCAAGGACACGGTGGCCTGCGAAGACCAGTTCCGGAACGCCTTCCTGATGGGTTGCGTCGGCGCCTGGAGCCTGCACCCGGTGCAGATCGACATCGCCAAGAAGGTGTTCAGCCCGCCGGTCGAGGAGGTGCTGTGGGCGAAGCACGTCCTCAAGGAGATGGGAGATGGTACGGGTGCCGTGATGATCGACGGCAAGATGCAGGACGATGCCACGGTGAAGCAGTGTCACGTTATGGTGGCGCTCGCGAAACTTCTCGCGAAGAATGACCCCGAGCTGCGCTCGTCCTACGAGTTCAGCGAGGCGGACGTCGC
- a CDS encoding MaoC family dehydratase — protein MTEVTRTIQKRTGNFLEDFRPGQIFRHKGGKTLTEGLFTTFTEFAMTSNPLTKNARYARAYGFEGLTSPPGLTMLIAFSQTVEDISENARANLEYIDMRFGAPVYVGDTIEVETKVLNVRPSSSRPNLGIVHVQSTARKNIGASDEAVVMSWQRKVQVYKRDDDAELHPGEVDPDPVACDLWLPAHDPSVDYKSMAHLSSPDSYFEDFEVGTRIEHSRGRTMTSEHIHLTAVLDNTSQVHCNQFMIDQNPSQYVGGQLIIFGGIPFTLCLGLSSPDVGDNSLGDISYPTGRHTAPLFAGDTVFAATEIRGKRDLEGRPDLGILEARLLGHKFVQDADAPASDDAPAGWKKVPIFELDREIAVKRRSHYA, from the coding sequence TTGACCGAAGTCACCCGCACGATCCAGAAGCGCACCGGCAATTTCCTCGAAGACTTCCGACCCGGTCAGATCTTCCGCCACAAGGGCGGGAAGACCCTGACCGAGGGGCTCTTCACGACGTTCACCGAGTTCGCGATGACGTCGAACCCGCTGACGAAGAACGCGCGCTACGCCCGCGCGTACGGCTTCGAGGGCCTGACGTCCCCGCCCGGCCTCACGATGCTGATCGCGTTCAGCCAGACCGTCGAGGACATCTCGGAGAACGCACGCGCGAACCTCGAGTACATCGACATGCGCTTCGGCGCGCCGGTCTACGTCGGAGACACGATCGAAGTCGAGACGAAGGTGCTGAACGTGCGTCCGTCGTCGAGCCGCCCCAACCTGGGCATCGTTCACGTGCAGTCGACGGCGCGGAAGAACATCGGCGCGAGCGACGAGGCCGTGGTGATGTCCTGGCAGCGCAAGGTCCAGGTCTACAAGCGCGACGACGACGCCGAGCTTCACCCGGGAGAGGTGGACCCGGATCCGGTCGCCTGCGACCTCTGGCTCCCGGCCCATGACCCGAGCGTCGACTACAAGTCGATGGCGCACCTCTCGAGCCCGGACAGCTACTTCGAGGACTTCGAGGTCGGCACGCGGATCGAGCACTCACGCGGTCGCACCATGACGAGCGAGCACATCCACCTGACCGCGGTGCTCGACAACACGAGCCAGGTGCACTGCAACCAGTTCATGATCGACCAGAACCCGTCCCAGTACGTCGGCGGGCAGCTGATCATCTTCGGCGGCATCCCGTTCACGCTCTGCCTCGGGCTGTCCTCGCCCGACGTCGGCGACAACTCCCTCGGCGACATCTCCTACCCGACGGGCCGCCACACGGCGCCGCTCTTCGCCGGCGACACGGTCTTCGCTGCGACCGAGATCCGCGGTAAACGCGATCTCGAGGGTCGCCCGGATCTGGGCATCCTCGAAGCCCGGCTGCTGGGCCACAAGTTCGTCCAGGACGCCGACGCGCCCGCGAGCGACGACGCCCCGGCCGGCTGGAAGAAGGTCCCGATCTTCGAGCTCGACCGCGAGATCGCGGTCAAGCGACGCAGCCACTACGCCTAG